A single Streptomyces sp. 2114.4 DNA region contains:
- the murA gene encoding UDP-N-acetylglucosamine 1-carboxyvinyltransferase, giving the protein MTVSTDDVLLVHGGTPLEGEIRVRGAKNLVPKAMVAALLGSGPSRLRNVPDIRDVRVVRGLLQLHGVTVRPGDEPGELVLDPSHVESANVADIDAHAGSSRIPILFCGPLLHRLGHAFIPGLGGCDIGGRPVDFHFDVLRQFGATIEKRADGQYLEAPQRLRGTKIRLPYPSVGSTEQVLLTAVLAEGVTELSNAAVEPEIEDLICVLQKMGAIISMDTDRTIRITGVDKLGGYTHRALPDRLEAASWASAALATEGNIYVRGAQQRSMMTFLNTFRKVGGAFEIEDEGIRFWHPGGLLNAIALETDVHPGFQTDWQQPLVVALTQASGLSIVHETVYESRLGFTSALNQMGAHIQLYRECLGGSACRFGQRNFLHSAVVSGPTKLQGSDLVIPDLRGGFSYLIAALAAQGTSRVHGIDLINRGYENFMEKLVELGADVELPNGALPN; this is encoded by the coding sequence ATGACCGTCTCTACTGACGACGTACTGCTTGTCCACGGCGGCACCCCGCTCGAGGGCGAGATCCGGGTTCGCGGCGCGAAGAACCTTGTGCCCAAGGCCATGGTCGCCGCCCTCCTCGGCAGCGGCCCCAGCCGGCTGCGCAACGTGCCCGATATTCGCGACGTACGTGTGGTGCGCGGACTGCTGCAGCTGCACGGCGTCACGGTCCGCCCCGGCGACGAGCCGGGCGAGCTGGTCCTCGATCCGTCCCACGTGGAGAGCGCCAACGTCGCGGACATCGATGCGCACGCGGGCTCCTCGCGCATCCCGATCCTGTTCTGCGGCCCGCTGCTGCACCGTCTGGGCCATGCCTTCATCCCCGGCCTGGGCGGCTGCGACATCGGCGGCCGGCCGGTCGACTTCCACTTCGACGTGCTGCGCCAGTTCGGCGCGACGATCGAGAAGCGCGCCGACGGGCAGTACCTGGAGGCCCCGCAGCGGCTGCGCGGCACCAAGATCCGGCTGCCGTACCCGTCGGTCGGCTCGACCGAGCAGGTGCTGCTGACGGCCGTCCTGGCCGAGGGCGTCACCGAGCTGTCGAACGCTGCCGTGGAACCGGAGATCGAGGACCTCATCTGCGTGCTGCAGAAGATGGGCGCGATCATCTCCATGGACACCGACCGGACGATCCGGATCACCGGTGTCGACAAGCTCGGCGGGTACACCCACCGCGCCCTCCCGGACCGCCTGGAGGCCGCCTCCTGGGCGTCCGCGGCGCTGGCCACCGAGGGCAACATCTACGTCCGCGGCGCGCAGCAGCGGTCGATGATGACCTTCCTCAACACCTTCCGCAAGGTCGGCGGCGCCTTCGAGATCGAGGACGAGGGCATCCGCTTCTGGCACCCGGGCGGCCTGCTCAACGCCATCGCCCTGGAGACCGACGTCCACCCCGGTTTCCAGACCGACTGGCAGCAGCCGCTGGTCGTCGCGCTGACCCAGGCGTCGGGCCTGTCGATCGTGCACGAGACGGTCTACGAGTCCCGGCTCGGCTTCACCTCCGCGCTCAACCAGATGGGCGCGCACATCCAGCTCTACCGGGAGTGCCTGGGCGGCAGCGCCTGCCGCTTCGGGCAGCGCAACTTCCTGCACTCCGCCGTCGTCTCCGGACCGACCAAGCTGCAGGGCTCCGACCTGGTCATCCCCGACCTGCGCGGGGGCTTCTCGTACCTGATCGCGGCGCTGGCGGCGCAGGGCACCTCCCGGGTGCACGGCATCGACCTGATCAACCGCGGCTACGAGAACTTCATGGAGAAGCTCGTGGAGCTGGGTGCCGACGTCGAACTGCCGAACGGCGCGCTGCCCAACTGA
- a CDS encoding GntR family transcriptional regulator — protein sequence MTRRHQQIAEALRRAITDGQLPVGSALPSETELAATHGVSRGTVRQALAALLSEGMIGSRQGARHLVLSTAPSQSFTELRSFAQWARAGGHTPGGRVRESARGTATAQEAALLQLAPGDEVLRVLRLRTLDGEAVLLERTVYAGWIAGAVEGLPADCESVTQALLDAGGLVFAHGEHHLDALAAGTVDARELRVRRGSPLLRVRRTTTTAEGRPVETSDDRYRPGAVVFTVRNSTQANPLARTPAD from the coding sequence TTGACCCGACGCCATCAGCAGATCGCCGAGGCGCTGCGCCGGGCGATCACCGACGGACAGCTCCCCGTCGGCAGCGCACTGCCCTCGGAGACCGAACTCGCCGCCACCCACGGCGTCTCGCGCGGCACGGTCCGCCAGGCGCTCGCCGCGCTGCTCTCCGAAGGCATGATCGGCTCCCGCCAGGGCGCCCGGCACCTCGTCCTGAGCACCGCGCCCAGCCAGAGCTTCACCGAGCTGCGCAGCTTCGCCCAGTGGGCACGCGCGGGCGGCCACACCCCCGGCGGCCGGGTACGCGAGAGCGCCCGCGGCACGGCCACCGCCCAGGAGGCCGCGCTGCTGCAACTGGCCCCCGGCGACGAGGTGCTGCGGGTGCTGCGGCTGCGGACCCTGGACGGCGAGGCGGTGTTGCTGGAGCGCACGGTCTACGCGGGCTGGATCGCCGGTGCGGTCGAGGGGCTGCCCGCCGACTGCGAATCGGTCACCCAGGCGCTCCTGGACGCCGGCGGGCTGGTGTTCGCCCACGGGGAGCACCATCTGGACGCCCTGGCGGCCGGCACCGTGGACGCCCGGGAGCTGCGGGTGCGACGGGGCAGCCCGCTGCTGCGCGTCCGCCGCACCACGACCACCGCGGAGGGCCGCCCCGTGGAGACCTCCGACGACCGCTACCGCCCGGGCGCGGTGGTCTTCACCGTCCGCAACTCCACCCAGGCCAACCCGCTGGCCCGCACCCCGGCCGACTGA
- a CDS encoding extracellular solute-binding protein: MKPPRPAGLRRAFAGGVAVLVTATATGGCGYAPAAVTSKAATARSAADLGGMDALVKAARKEGRLNVYALAPDWANYGEMIKTFERKYGIEVNNENPGGTSQLALGAADKRRGQDRAVDALDLGTAFMRNAQGKRLLAPYKVTGWRDIPRAQKQADGSYLNNYGGYISIGCDAKAVTKCPRTFAELLQPRYRNKIALNGNPAQSSSAFSAVFAAALAGGGSFDDVRPGLAFFKKLKQRGNFVPVESSPATIRKGETPISLDWDYLNLGYRKELLAKGVDWRVTVPSDGPYSQYYNQGVNAYAPHPAAARLWLEFLYSPQGQNIWLRGYSRPALLDRMEKDGTADKKAAARLPEVHGTPKFPTPEQEDAAKAAINEGWGKAVG, from the coding sequence GTGAAGCCACCCCGACCGGCGGGTCTGCGCCGGGCGTTCGCCGGCGGCGTCGCGGTCCTCGTGACCGCCACGGCCACCGGCGGCTGCGGCTACGCCCCGGCCGCCGTCACCAGCAAGGCGGCCACCGCCCGTTCGGCCGCGGACCTCGGCGGCATGGACGCCCTCGTCAAGGCCGCCAGGAAGGAGGGCCGGCTCAACGTCTATGCGCTGGCCCCCGATTGGGCGAACTACGGCGAGATGATCAAGACCTTCGAGCGGAAGTACGGCATCGAGGTCAACAACGAGAACCCCGGCGGCACCAGCCAGCTCGCGCTCGGCGCCGCCGACAAGCGCCGGGGCCAGGACCGCGCCGTCGACGCCCTCGACCTGGGCACCGCCTTCATGCGCAACGCCCAGGGCAAGCGGCTGCTCGCGCCCTACAAGGTGACCGGCTGGCGGGACATCCCCCGCGCGCAGAAACAGGCCGACGGCTCGTACCTCAACAACTACGGCGGCTACATCTCCATCGGCTGCGACGCCAAGGCCGTCACGAAGTGCCCCAGGACCTTCGCCGAGCTGCTGCAGCCGCGGTACCGGAACAAGATCGCGCTCAACGGCAACCCGGCGCAGTCGTCCTCGGCGTTCTCCGCGGTCTTCGCCGCCGCGCTCGCGGGCGGCGGCTCGTTCGACGACGTCCGGCCCGGCCTGGCCTTCTTCAAGAAGCTCAAGCAGCGCGGCAACTTCGTGCCCGTCGAGTCCTCACCGGCCACCATCCGCAAGGGCGAGACGCCGATCTCCCTCGACTGGGACTACCTCAACCTCGGCTACCGCAAGGAACTCCTGGCCAAGGGCGTCGACTGGCGGGTCACCGTGCCGTCCGACGGCCCGTACTCCCAGTACTACAACCAGGGCGTCAACGCCTACGCCCCGCACCCCGCCGCCGCCCGGCTGTGGCTCGAATTCCTCTACAGCCCCCAGGGCCAGAACATCTGGCTGCGGGGCTACTCCCGTCCCGCCCTCCTCGACCGGATGGAGAAGGACGGCACCGCCGACAAGAAGGCCGCAGCACGCCTCCCCGAGGTCCACGGCACCCCGAAGTTCCCCACACCGGAACAGGAGGACGCCGCCAAGGCGGCCATCAACGAGGGCTGGGGCAAGGCCGTCGGCTGA
- a CDS encoding ABC transporter permease has translation MAGMTTAAQPPAAPPSDRAPEPRPAPPARGRRPYGRLAVLLPALLYFALPVAASLWFTVDDPVKGFSLDVYTGHLLSADMLGSLLLSVELGLATVALGLALVVPAMVVVQLRLPRLRPLVEILCMTPLVVPPIALVAGVNTVLSWAPDLARTPFYQTLMVIQNENFPLVLVLLYTVMSLPFLYRSLDAGLRAVDLKTLVEASRSLGAGRLTTLGRVVVPNLRPAVVSGAVLSLAMVLGEYTVASVLGYRPFAVWMVEVGGEEAELAGAAAMLSLFLTWGLLLLLTLLAGGRTRRTRRQRTTS, from the coding sequence ATGGCTGGGATGACCACCGCCGCGCAGCCGCCCGCGGCGCCGCCTTCGGACCGCGCCCCCGAGCCGCGCCCCGCACCCCCCGCCCGCGGCCGCCGCCCCTACGGACGCCTCGCCGTCCTCCTCCCGGCGTTGCTCTACTTCGCCCTCCCCGTCGCCGCCTCCCTCTGGTTCACCGTCGACGACCCCGTCAAGGGCTTCTCCCTCGACGTCTACACCGGCCATCTGCTCTCCGCCGACATGCTGGGCAGCCTGCTGCTCTCCGTCGAACTGGGGCTGGCCACCGTCGCGCTGGGCCTGGCGCTGGTCGTCCCTGCCATGGTCGTCGTCCAGCTGCGGCTGCCCCGGCTGCGCCCGCTCGTCGAGATCCTGTGCATGACGCCGCTGGTCGTCCCGCCGATCGCGCTGGTCGCCGGGGTCAACACGGTGCTGTCGTGGGCGCCGGACCTGGCGCGGACGCCCTTCTACCAGACCCTGATGGTCATCCAGAACGAGAACTTCCCGCTCGTCCTCGTCCTGCTCTACACCGTCATGTCGCTGCCGTTCCTCTACCGCTCGCTGGATGCCGGACTGCGCGCCGTCGACCTCAAGACGCTGGTCGAGGCCTCCCGCAGCCTGGGTGCCGGACGGCTGACCACGCTCGGGCGGGTGGTCGTGCCCAACCTGCGGCCCGCCGTCGTCAGCGGCGCGGTGCTCAGCCTGGCCATGGTGCTCGGTGAGTACACCGTCGCCTCCGTGCTCGGCTACCGGCCGTTCGCCGTGTGGATGGTGGAGGTCGGAGGCGAGGAGGCCGAACTCGCCGGTGCCGCCGCCATGCTGAGCCTCTTCCTGACCTGGGGCCTGCTGCTTCTGCTCACCCTCTTGGCGGGCGGCCGGACCCGCCGAACCCGCCGGCAAAGGACGACGTCATGA
- a CDS encoding ABC transporter permease subunit, whose protein sequence is MSDRPATDAGPPGRPRRSTRRLHWPAVLPFFVFLGLCFGLPAGALVYGAFTATDPATGHTHATLDNVRQSLKGSYATGLGGSVQLSLLCALLATLCGTLIAQAVVASRRPALRRAVVAACGVLANFSGAPLAFAFVATLGTTGTLTRLLSLGDTGFSLYTTAGLVLAYLYFMIPLMVVTVLPALDGLRTQWREAAASCGATRGQFWRHIGLPVLLPSLLGGAVLLFGTAFASHATAAVMVGSSVPLITVQISNALAGNVLVGQENLALAMSLNMVVIALLVMAVQIPLQRRSARWLG, encoded by the coding sequence ATGAGTGACCGACCCGCGACGGACGCCGGCCCGCCCGGCCGTCCCCGCCGCAGCACCCGCCGCCTCCACTGGCCGGCCGTCCTGCCCTTCTTCGTCTTCCTCGGGCTCTGCTTCGGCCTGCCGGCCGGCGCCCTGGTGTACGGGGCCTTCACCGCCACCGACCCGGCCACCGGCCACACCCACGCCACCCTCGACAACGTCCGTCAGTCGCTGAAGGGCAGCTATGCCACCGGCCTCGGCGGCAGCGTCCAGCTCTCCCTGCTCTGCGCCCTGCTGGCGACGCTCTGCGGCACCCTCATCGCGCAGGCCGTCGTCGCCTCCCGGCGCCCCGCCCTGCGCCGCGCCGTGGTCGCCGCCTGCGGGGTGCTCGCCAACTTCTCCGGCGCCCCGCTCGCATTCGCCTTCGTCGCGACCCTCGGCACCACCGGCACCCTCACCCGGCTGCTCTCCCTCGGCGACACCGGGTTCAGTCTCTACACCACCGCCGGACTGGTCCTGGCCTACCTGTACTTCATGATCCCGCTGATGGTGGTGACCGTGCTGCCCGCGCTCGACGGGCTGCGCACCCAGTGGCGGGAAGCCGCCGCCTCCTGCGGCGCCACCCGCGGCCAGTTCTGGCGGCACATCGGCCTCCCCGTCCTGCTGCCCTCGCTGCTCGGCGGCGCGGTGCTGCTCTTCGGCACCGCCTTCGCCTCGCACGCCACCGCCGCCGTCATGGTCGGCAGCTCGGTTCCGCTGATCACGGTGCAGATCTCCAACGCACTGGCCGGAAACGTCCTGGTCGGCCAGGAGAACCTGGCCCTCGCCATGAGCCTCAACATGGTCGTCATCGCGCTGCTGGTGATGGCCGTGCAGATACCGCTGCAGCGCAGGAGCGCCCGATGGCTGGGATGA
- a CDS encoding HU family DNA-binding protein → MNRSELVAALADRAEVTRKDADAVLAALAEVTGEVVAKGDEKVTIPGFLTFERTHRAARTARNPQTGDPIQIPAGYSVKVSAGSKLKEAAKGK, encoded by the coding sequence ATGAACCGCAGTGAGCTGGTGGCCGCTCTGGCCGATCGCGCCGAGGTGACCCGCAAGGACGCCGACGCCGTTCTGGCCGCCCTCGCCGAGGTGACCGGCGAGGTCGTCGCCAAGGGCGACGAGAAGGTCACCATCCCCGGCTTCCTGACCTTCGAGCGCACCCACCGTGCCGCTCGCACCGCGCGCAACCCGCAGACCGGCGACCCGATCCAGATTCCGGCCGGCTACAGCGTGAAGGTCTCCGCGGGCTCCAAGCTCAAGGAAGCCGCCAAGGGTAAGTAA
- a CDS encoding HAD family phosphatase, translated as MPVIPPPAPTLPAALLCDMDGTLVDTEHQWLDAVAGFLREQGLAATDEVLADFAGAPVDDAAHRLVRGYGVRCDVTRTAARLDRDFTARVAAGVTVQPGALRLLDRARALGVPAALVTASERHVADLVLRTLGAHRFALSVTSGEAPRGKPHPDPYLAAAAGLGVDPADCLAVEDTPTGAAAALAAGCRLLAVPSVPGIAAGPRTAVVASLEDVDLADFPFARPA; from the coding sequence ATGCCCGTGATCCCCCCGCCCGCCCCCACGCTCCCCGCGGCCCTGCTGTGCGACATGGACGGCACCCTCGTCGACACCGAGCACCAGTGGCTGGACGCGGTGGCCGGCTTCCTGCGGGAGCAGGGCCTCGCGGCCACCGACGAGGTGCTGGCGGACTTCGCCGGTGCCCCGGTGGACGACGCCGCCCACCGGCTGGTGCGCGGGTACGGGGTGCGCTGCGACGTCACCCGGACGGCCGCCCGGCTGGACCGGGACTTCACCGCCCGGGTCGCGGCCGGTGTCACCGTCCAGCCGGGTGCGCTGCGGCTGCTGGACCGGGCGCGGGCCCTGGGCGTCCCGGCCGCCCTGGTCACCGCCTCCGAACGGCATGTCGCCGATCTGGTGCTGCGCACCCTCGGCGCGCACCGCTTCGCCCTGTCGGTCACCTCGGGCGAGGCGCCGCGCGGCAAGCCGCACCCGGACCCCTATCTCGCCGCCGCGGCCGGTCTCGGTGTCGACCCCGCCGACTGCCTGGCCGTCGAGGACACCCCCACGGGCGCCGCGGCGGCACTGGCGGCGGGCTGCCGGCTGCTGGCCGTACCGAGCGTGCCGGGCATCGCGGCGGGCCCCCGTACGGCCGTGGTGGCCTCTCTGGAGGACGTGGATCTGGCGGACTTCCCGTTCGCCCGTCCCGCCTGA
- a CDS encoding ABC transporter ATP-binding protein — protein sequence MTVPVHLKGLRRSFGATTALDGLDLEIASGEMVALLGPSGCGKTTALRIIAGFETADGGELTMDGQDVTHVPAHRRGIGMVFQSYSLFPHMTAAQNIGYGLRVRGSAAAERAARAAQLLELVGLPGRQDHYPHQLSGGQQQRVALARALAVRPRVLLLDEPLSALDAKVRLSLREEIRRIQLELGITTVFVTHDQEEALSVADRVAVMQGGRLEQCAAPAELYERPATPFVAEFVGTMNRLPGTVRDGGVVELFGCRLPVHGAAPGGGAGRAVEVLLRPEGLAVRTDAGAEGMSATVRVATFLGATTRLHLTTETGVRLKADVPSREAGELTPGARCTVTPHEKPVLVTDC from the coding sequence ATGACCGTACCCGTACACCTCAAGGGGCTACGCCGGAGCTTCGGCGCGACCACCGCGCTGGACGGCCTCGACCTGGAGATCGCGTCCGGCGAGATGGTCGCGCTGCTCGGCCCGTCCGGCTGCGGCAAGACCACCGCACTGCGCATCATCGCGGGCTTCGAGACCGCCGACGGCGGCGAGCTCACCATGGACGGCCAGGACGTCACGCACGTCCCCGCGCACCGCCGCGGCATCGGCATGGTCTTCCAGTCCTACAGCCTCTTCCCCCACATGACGGCCGCCCAGAACATCGGCTACGGCCTGCGGGTGCGGGGGTCCGCCGCCGCCGAACGCGCCGCCCGCGCGGCTCAGTTGCTGGAGCTGGTCGGCCTGCCCGGCCGCCAGGACCACTATCCGCACCAGCTCTCCGGCGGCCAGCAGCAGCGCGTCGCGCTGGCCCGCGCGCTCGCCGTCCGCCCGCGCGTGCTGCTCCTGGACGAGCCGCTGTCGGCGCTCGACGCCAAGGTGCGGCTCAGCCTGCGCGAGGAGATCCGCCGGATCCAGCTCGAACTCGGCATCACCACGGTCTTCGTCACCCACGACCAGGAGGAGGCGCTGTCGGTGGCCGACCGCGTCGCCGTGATGCAGGGCGGGCGGCTCGAGCAGTGCGCCGCACCCGCCGAGTTGTACGAACGCCCGGCGACCCCGTTCGTCGCGGAGTTCGTCGGCACCATGAACCGCCTGCCCGGCACCGTCAGGGACGGCGGGGTGGTGGAGCTGTTCGGCTGCCGCCTGCCCGTCCACGGGGCGGCACCGGGCGGCGGAGCGGGCCGTGCGGTCGAGGTACTGCTGCGGCCGGAAGGTCTCGCCGTCCGTACGGACGCGGGCGCGGAGGGGATGTCCGCGACCGTACGGGTGGCGACCTTCCTGGGTGCCACCACGCGGCTGCATCTGACCACCGAGACCGGCGTCCGGCTCAAGGCCGACGTGCCCAGCCGGGAGGCCGGCGAGCTGACACCGGGCGCACGGTGCACGGTCACACCGCACGAGAAGCCGGTGCTGGTGACGGACTGCTGA
- a CDS encoding YqgE/AlgH family protein, translating into MTEVSSLTGRLLVATPALADPNFDRAVVLLLDHDEEGSLGVVLNRPTPVGVADILAPWAALAGEPGVVFQGGPVSLDSALGVAVVPGGLSGEGGIPSVDSGARAGGDGAETAGVPAADRTGVRSGDEPLGWRRVHGAIGLVDLEAPPELLAAVLGSLRIFAGYAGWGPGQLEDELVEGAWYVVESEPGDVSSPDPEQLWRAVLRRQRNELAMVATYPDDPSLN; encoded by the coding sequence ATGACCGAGGTGTCCTCGCTCACAGGGCGGCTTCTTGTCGCGACGCCCGCGCTCGCCGATCCGAACTTCGACCGCGCGGTGGTGCTCCTCCTCGACCACGACGAGGAGGGCTCCCTCGGCGTGGTCCTCAACCGCCCCACGCCGGTCGGTGTCGCGGACATCCTCGCGCCCTGGGCGGCGCTGGCCGGTGAGCCGGGCGTGGTCTTCCAGGGCGGTCCGGTGTCACTGGACTCGGCGCTCGGGGTGGCCGTGGTGCCCGGCGGGCTGTCCGGTGAGGGCGGCATCCCGTCGGTGGACAGCGGCGCCCGGGCGGGCGGCGACGGCGCGGAGACGGCCGGGGTGCCGGCCGCGGACCGGACGGGCGTGCGGTCGGGTGACGAGCCGCTGGGCTGGCGCAGGGTGCACGGCGCGATCGGACTGGTCGATCTGGAGGCCCCTCCCGAACTCCTCGCGGCGGTCCTCGGCAGCCTGCGGATCTTCGCCGGGTACGCGGGCTGGGGTCCGGGCCAGCTGGAGGACGAACTGGTCGAGGGCGCCTGGTACGTCGTCGAGTCCGAGCCCGGTGATGTCTCCTCGCCCGACCCCGAGCAGCTGTGGCGCGCGGTACTGCGCAGGCAGCGCAACGAGCTGGCGATGGTGGCCACGTATCCGGACGATCCCTCGCTGAACTGA